In Daucus carota subsp. sativus chromosome 4, DH1 v3.0, whole genome shotgun sequence, one DNA window encodes the following:
- the LOC108217193 gene encoding uncharacterized protein LOC108217193: MGESHCGKICLKLLVDRNANRVIFGEAGKDFVDFVFQFLSLPVGTVVKLLSKNKMVGSLGRIYESVENLQANYMEPNLNKDDVLNPKVYSSLGDTPLLLGNKANADQLNETKYFYRCRYNCSYVGSDQQTKCGDCGNIMTHQMTYVKPAESKKAAKVSTGGYVKHLVTYMIMDDLTVKPMSTISSITLLSTFKVKDLSALENVEVYIGKIEAVDLLKASFVTNKVLTSLFLGNMKA; this comes from the exons atgGGGGAATCGCACTGTGGCAAAATCTGCCTGAAGCTCCTTGTGGACCGAAATGCCAACCGAGTTATTTTCGGAGAAGCCGGAAAAGATTTTGTGGATTTTGTTTTTCAGTTCCTTTCTCTTCCGGTGGGTACAGTTGTGAAGCTTCTCTCCAAGAACAAAATGGTGGGCTCTTTGGGCAGAATCTACGAAAGCGTCGAAAACTTGCAGGCCAACTACATGGAACCGAACCTCAACAAAGATGATGTTCTTAATCCAAAAGTTTATTCTAGCCTCGGAGATACTCCTCTCTTGTTAGGCAACAAAGCTAACGCTGATCAACTTAACGAAACAAAGTATTTCTATAGATGTCGCTATAATTGCTCATACGTCGGAAGTGATCAGCAGACAAAGTGTGGTGATTGTGGGAATATAATGACTCATCAAATGACATACGTCAAGCCTGCGGAGAGTAAGAAGGCTGCTAAAGTTAGCACGGGGGGTTATGTGAAACATCTGGTGACTTATATGATCATGGATGATTTAACAGTTAAGCCCATGTCTACTATTTCTAGTATCACTTTGCTAAGCACATTTAAGGTCAAGGACTTGAGTGCACTGGAGAACGTGGAGGTTTATATTGGAAAAATTGAG GCTGTGGATCTGCTCAAGGCTTCTTTCGTGACGAACAAGGTTTTAACCTCTTTGTTTCTTGGCAATATGAAGGCTTAA
- the LOC108217194 gene encoding uncharacterized protein LOC108217194 yields MGEGKICLKLLVDRNANRVIFGEAGKDFVDFLFQFLSLPVGTVVKLLSKNKMVGSLGKIYESIENMQASYMEPNVIKDDVLNPKVYSSLGDTPLLLGNEGNADQLHETKFFYRCGSGCGYIASDLKTKCTSCGRIMTYQMNYVKSAENKEAGKISKSGYVKDLVTYMIMDDLTVKPMSNISGITLLSTFKVKDLSALESVEVYIGEKEAVDLLMASFVTKKVLTSLFLGNLKA; encoded by the exons atgGGGGAAGGCAAAATCTGCCTGAAGCTCCTTGTGGACAGAAATGCCAACCGAGTCATTTTCGGAGAAGCCGGAAAAGATTTCGTGGATTTCCTTTTTCAGTTTCTTTCTCTTCCTGTGGGTACAGTTGTGAAGCTTCTCTCCAAGAACAAAATGGTGGGCTCTTTGGGCAAAATCTACGAAAGCATCGAAAACATGCAGGCCAGCTACATGGAACCGAACGTGATTAAAGATGATGTTCTTAATCCGAAAGTTTATTCTAGCCTTGGAGATACTCCTCTCTTGTTAGGCAACGAAGGTAACGCTGATCAGCTTCACGAAACAAAGTTCTTCTATAGATGTGGCTCTGGTTGCGGATATATAGCAAgtgatctgaagacaaagtgcaCTTCGTGTGGGAGAATCATGACTTATCAAATGAATTACGTCAAGTCTGCGGAGAATAAGGAAGCGGGTAAGATAAGCAAGAGTGGTTATGTGAAAGATCTGGTTACTTATATGATCATGGATGATTTAACGGTGAAGCCCATGTCTAATATTTCTGGAATCACTCTGCTGAGCACATTTAAGGTTAAGGACTTGAGTGCATTAGAGAGCGTGGAGGTTTATATTGGGGAAAAGGag GCTGTGGATCTGCTCATGGCTTCTTTTGTGACTAAGAAAGTTTTAACCTCCTTGTTTCTTGGGAATTTGAAGGCTTGA
- the LOC108217195 gene encoding uncharacterized protein LOC108217195 produces MGEANSGKLSLKLLVDRNAKRVIFGEAGKEFVDFLFNFMSLPVGTVIKILSKDKMVGSLGKIYESIEAMHANYMEANVNKEHVLNPKVSSSSLANTPLLGYNSTNNERIKSSVVYRCTNQYATCAYTYASTDTRAVCPSCGNYMSVELIYVPCPVEKAAKVQKGTGYVKGLVTYMVMDNLEVKPMSTISSITLLSTFKVKDLGALETVEVFIGKEEAVDMLKASFVTEKVLTSLFLGNKRA; encoded by the exons ATGGGTGAAGCTAATTCGGGAAAACTCAGCCTGAAACTCCTTGTTGACAGAAATGCCAAGAGGGTCATCTTCGGGGAAGCTGGAAAAGAATTCGTGGATTTCCTGTTCAATTTTATGTCTCTCCCTGTTGGAACAGTCATTAAGATTCTCTCGAAAGACAAGATGGTGGGCTCGTTGGGGAAAATCTACGAAAGCATCGAAGCCATGCATGCAAATTACATGGAGGCGAATGTGAACAAAGAACATGTTCTCAACCCGAAAGTATCATCAAGCTCTCTTGCAAACACTCCCTTGTTGGGCTACAATAGTACTAATAATGAGCGTATCAAGTCCTCAGTGGTCTACAGATGTACTAATCAGTATGCGACATGTGCTTACACATATGCGTCTACCGACACGAGAGCTGTGTGTCCTTCATGTGGAAACTACATGAGTGTTGAACTGATTTATGTTCCTTGCCCGGTGGAAAAAGCGGCTAAAGTTCAGAAAGGAACAGGGTATGTTAAAGGGTTGGTGACATACATGGTGATGGACAATCTTGAAGTGAAGCCAATGTCGACGATTTCAAGCATTACCTTGCTGAGCACTTTTAAAGTTAAGGACTTGGGTGCACTGGAGACTGTGGAGGTTTTTATTGGAAAAGAGGAG gctGTGGATATGCTGAAAGCTTCTTTTGTCACTGAGAAAGTGTTGACTTCATTGTTTCTTGGAAATAAGAGGGCATGA
- the LOC108217196 gene encoding uncharacterized protein LOC108217196, whose protein sequence is MSEANSGKISLKLLVDRNAKRVIFGEAGKEFVDFLFHFLSLPVGTVVKLLSKDKMVGSLGKLYESIEAMHANYMEPNLNKEHVLNPKVSSSSLANTPFLLGYQTNDKVDGSKVSYRCPNACNCQCCYFDGSISYSNCKIYVCDDPEAICPSCQGHMSTKLTYVNGPRKKAVKVEQGSGYVRGLVNYMVMDNLIVRPMSTISSIILLNTFKVKDLSALESKEVFIGKEEAVEMLKASFVTDKVLTSLFLGNQKP, encoded by the exons aTGAGTGAAGCTAATTCAGGAAAAATCAGCCTGAAGCTCCTTGTAGACAGAAATGCCAAGCGAGTCATCTTCGGAGAAGCTGGAAAGGAGTTCGTGGATTTTCTTTTCCACTTTCTATCTCTCCCAGTTGGCACAGTTGTGAAGCTTCTCTCCAAAGACAAGATGGTTGGCTCACTGGGGAAGCTCTACGAAAGCATCGAAGCCATGCATGCCAATTACATGGAGCCGAATCTCAACAAGGAACATGTTCTGAATCCCAAAGTCTCGTCTAGCTCTCTTGCAAATACTCCATTCTTGTTGGGCTACCAAACTAATGATAAAGTAGATGGCTCTAAAGTTTCCTACCGTTGTCCTAATGCATGTAATTGTCAGTGCTGTTATTTTGATGGAAGTATTAGTTATAGTAATTGTAAAATTTATGTTTGTGATGATCCGGAAGCTATTTGTCCAAGTTGTCAAGGTCACATGAGCACTAAATTGACTTATGTCAATGGTCCGAGGAAGAAAGCGGTTAAAGTTGAGCAGGGATCGGGTTATGTCAGAGGATTAGTAAATTACATGGTGATGGATAATCTGATTGTGAGGCCAATGTCCACCATTTCCAGCATTATCTTGCTCAACACTTTTAAGGTCAAAGACTTGTCAGCCCTGGAGTCCAAGGAGGTTTTCATCGGAAAAGAGGAG GCTGTGGAGATGCTGAAAGCTTCGTTTGTCACGGACAAAGTATTAACTTCACTGTTTCTTGGGAATCAGAAGCCATAG